GCAGAAACAGCCTCCCGCAGTTGGACACCACCATAGCAGATAAACAGGTCAGCACATCCTGGTTTTCGGGCCTATAGACAAACAAAATGAGCAGATCCACTGTAAGTCTCAACGTTTGTCAATAAACATAACGGTTGATCCCAATATGAAGAAATGTTGAATTAAGACTACAGAGTCGAGTAGACATTGAAAAATTGAATTGTTAGGTAACAGGTCAACAAGGGTAACTATTAGGTAGGGCAGGCAGGGATGACTTGGGACATTCAATCACCAAAAAaaactcattatatatatacaagtacttTGTGTTTATACAGCTTCAAATTTGTTGTAAAATGATTTATCAGATTTTATGTATTTAACAAACAATTTGGACAACTTTTGACTCATTTGAaatgttttcatttaatataacTCTTTTTTTATCTCTTAAACTTTTTACCCATCAGAGATAAAACATAGCTTGAGTGAACCTTACATAAGTTAACAGGTCATATTTGATACCTCTGGATTTGAGTTATTCTTACCTCAAGATCAGTTGCACCATCGCCAACCATTACTACTGTCTTGTATCCATGAACCTGAAAAGTTCACTTGGCATCATTATGGAATTGTTTAGACTGTTAAGACACAGATGAAGAAAAACTAACCTTTCTTATTAGTTCAACTGCAGTTGGTTTTCCTCCGCTTCTTGAAGTTGGTTCATTTACATCAAATCCAGCAAACTCACCAGACGTGTTAAAAAGCAGCTGATTAGCAAATATATTTGCAGTTGGTACCCCAAGGATTGATGCAACCGGCTAGAAACATGTGAATAGTTAATATATGgatttaaaggaaaacaaggcTAAAAGAATGAAAAGAATACCCTTCCATTGACATCATACTtattaaccatatatataagataaaccATGTCtagttattaatattaataataacctATTTGACCTGAAAGGTCAAAGATGTATCTCTACAATCAAAGGTACTAATCTAGCTTACaatactaaagaaaaaaaaaagccttgAAAGCAATAACTGATTCTTGGTGACTTACATTGATCATTTGACGAAAACCTCCAGATATCAGAAAAACAGTTTTACCACTTTCCTTGAGCTTCTGGACCAACTCCTTAATTCCAGGAGAAAGTCTACCAATTCAAAAGCAAAAGTAGTCAACCATGTGAATACGAAATGCTATAGTTCCTTTTCCCTTACCTAAAAGCATCTTATAACCTTGTGTACACATTTAAGGTGCGTTAGCTTGATGAATAAATAGTGTTTCTTATGATTGGCTAATTGCCTATCTAACTGAAAGAAAATATGAAGAACCCAAGAAACACTGTCATACCTCGGGGGATTTTTCTCAAGAAATTCCTGGACCTGGGATAATGAAGGTTTAAAAAGATTGAGTCTGGCAGATAAGGCTTCCTCAAAAGGTACTGAACCACCCATTGCTCTGCAAAAGCACAATGAAATTTGAATAAATACCAACTAAAAGATGAAGCAGTTTAACACTGACTGAATAAGCATTTAACCTAGCAGTCCATTCAGCTACAGCTTTCCCAGCTCCACAAAACTCAGCAAGTTCATCGATTCCCTCATCCACGCACACCGTGCTATCCACATCAAAGCATACAGCATCAGCCTTTTGCCATAAATCAAGAACTTCTGAGTATTTAAAATGACCCAATAAGAAAACAGAATCCAGATATTTAAATTCTAACCAAATTAACAAGTCAGATGTATCATGGATGAAATACCTTTGGAAGGTAATGTGTTGTCGAATCGACCTAAAGAGGAAACCGCTATGGGTTTAACAGAACCGGCTTTTGAGTTGGATGATGTGGAAGGTCCCATCATTCTGATTGGACCAAAAAATACTCTTCTTCTGTATGATGTATATGTTGGGAAAAGACAGGTGTTTCCCTGAACACCGTAAGCACGCATATGAATTATTCGTGAACTGGTCAGCCCTTCCATCAAATTTATCtagaataaaaacaattaaaatatgataatgtgtttaataaaaataaatttacctGCTTAATACTCATCTATTGATCCAAGATACAGCAATGCTTTAATAGCGGATGCATATTTTGTaatgtttaacaacaaatcACGTATATCATACAAAATGCTAACCCCTTAGTTAAATTAAACCATAGGATTACCATTCACTATCTTGAAGCCAGCATAGTAAGGCAGCATCAAGCAACTAAAATCGTATTAGAATCGCAATTATTTCTATGCGTGAATGTATTCAGAAATGAAAAGAGTAGTGGTTGGTTGACAACATGGAAGGCATGTTCGGTCAAACTGTATGATTCAATGCTGAGGGAATAAACTGTTTGTATGATTCAAAGCCTCTCTGTGGacttaattttgaaataaacaACTCTACTATAAAAGTTCTATGACTTATATCTAGACACTTGAATGACAGAATAATTATTATAACTATAATGACTTATGATCATCTCATTTATACTCTACACAGACAGAAATTACAATGTAGACATTTTCTTAAaccaaaagaaataataataatatgtttattAACTGGAAAATCCTATCATGATATCATAGATCGATATCATAATTGGATAACAATATCCATTGAAACTCAACATAATAGTTTGCAATTAAATTATTAGCTTATATTCcttcaaaataaagaaattgcAATATCATAATAAATAAAGCTACGACAAGAACTTGTATCATTTCTAGTATCTATTTCTGGTTTTGGGACACATGATGGATAAAATATATACTCTAGCTATTGTTCTGTCAATATTTTCATTAAGCAAATGAAGCTGATATTATATATCAACTAAAATGAGATGACAATAGTAGTGTTAGGTCGTTAGGAGGAGCGATCATAGCATAAACCCGACAGATGAAGGCAACACTAAAGCAGGCAACTTTTGGTAAGACACAAACCAAAGTAAGTGAGCTAGATTTGAGCGTAAATTGGTTAAAGTCGTAATTGGATTGAGCAAAGAACAAAAATTACAGCTGACTTCTAAGGTTTTAACCAAATACTTGAGCAAAAGGACTTAAGTTTACATAATGTACTCTCATAATATGGTACGTAATCAAATCataacataaaatttatatgCGATCAAGCGATGACATAAACTAACAAACGGGTAAATGATAATATTCTGAACGCGGAGTAGGTTGACTAACCGATAAACGAGTCAAACCGAAAAAAGTTGATACCTTTACATGTACATGATATTACTGATTGAGAATACAAAAGATTCGTCCATCTTAAAAAGCAGAACTATATCATTACTGGAAGATCAACTAATATAAGTGTTAAAGCATATACCTGATCATGGTCATTATGCTACAAAGGTTGGGTCTTTGAATAATTATCAAATGAAAAGCAATTTAGTTTCCATagtcattttatcaaacacttagTGGGCAcccaaaataattataaactgaaagattggaacatgaaacaaaatcaaaataaaaatgaatatcaATGATTGAAGATAAAAAATGCTTACATGGAAGATGTTGATGTGAATAACCAACAAC
The Erigeron canadensis isolate Cc75 chromosome 2, C_canadensis_v1, whole genome shotgun sequence DNA segment above includes these coding regions:
- the LOC122589058 gene encoding phosphoserine phosphatase, chloroplastic, with translation MEGLTSSRIIHMRAYGVQGNTCLFPTYTSYRRRVFFGPIRMMGPSTSSNSKAGSVKPIAVSSLGRFDNTLPSKEVLDLWQKADAVCFDVDSTVCVDEGIDELAEFCGAGKAVAEWTARAMGGSVPFEEALSARLNLFKPSLSQVQEFLEKNPPRLSPGIKELVQKLKESGKTVFLISGGFRQMINPVASILGVPTANIFANQLLFNTSGEFAGFDVNEPTSRSGGKPTAVELIRKVHGYKTVVMVGDGATDLEARKPGCADLFICYGGVQLREAVSAKADWLVFNFNDLINSLE